A stretch of Verrucomicrobiota bacterium DNA encodes these proteins:
- the hpnA gene encoding hopanoid-associated sugar epimerase, giving the protein MKCFVTGGSGFIGANLVHELNARGHQVKALLRPGADLRGLQGADYERVEGDVGNPALLEQAMRGCDWCFHVAASYHLWLKEYAPMYAANVDGTRHVLEAAARAGCARIVYTSTVGCIGLPREVDGKVIPTDENTPVSEAQMRNHYKLSKWRAEVVARDLAGRGLPIVIVNPSAPVGPRDVKPTPTGQVIVDFLRRKMPAYLDTGLNWVHVRDVAIGHLLAAEKGRVGERYILGHTEGNWTMKEAFKVLQEVTGVPAPKVQIPYWVALMAAHVDETFAKVTGKPPKAPLAGVRMAKYKMFFNPAKAVRELGLPQTPPRQALADAVAWFKANGYA; this is encoded by the coding sequence ATGAAATGTTTTGTCACGGGCGGGTCCGGCTTCATCGGCGCGAACCTGGTCCATGAACTCAATGCGCGTGGTCACCAAGTAAAAGCGTTACTGCGGCCTGGAGCGGATTTGCGCGGATTGCAGGGCGCCGACTACGAACGCGTCGAGGGCGATGTGGGCAATCCCGCGTTGCTCGAACAGGCCATGCGTGGCTGCGACTGGTGCTTTCATGTGGCCGCCAGTTACCATCTTTGGCTGAAGGAGTACGCCCCCATGTACGCCGCCAACGTGGACGGCACACGCCATGTGCTGGAAGCGGCGGCGCGCGCGGGCTGTGCGCGAATCGTTTATACGAGCACGGTGGGTTGCATCGGCCTGCCACGGGAGGTGGATGGCAAAGTCATCCCCACGGATGAAAACACACCCGTCAGCGAGGCCCAGATGCGCAATCATTACAAGCTTTCCAAATGGCGGGCGGAAGTCGTCGCGCGCGATCTGGCGGGACGCGGCTTGCCCATCGTGATTGTGAATCCCAGCGCCCCCGTCGGCCCGCGCGACGTCAAACCCACGCCCACCGGCCAGGTGATTGTGGATTTTCTGCGCCGCAAAATGCCGGCGTATCTGGACACCGGATTGAACTGGGTACATGTGCGGGATGTGGCCATCGGGCATCTTCTCGCCGCCGAGAAAGGCCGGGTGGGCGAGCGTTATATTCTGGGGCACACCGAAGGAAACTGGACCATGAAAGAAGCGTTTAAGGTGCTCCAGGAGGTCACCGGTGTGCCCGCGCCAAAAGTGCAAATCCCGTACTGGGTGGCGCTGATGGCGGCGCATGTGGACGAAACTTTCGCCAAGGTCACTGGCAAACCGCCCAAAGCGCCGCTGGCCGGCGTGCGCATGGCCAAATACAAAATGTTCTTCAATCCAGCCAAGGCGGTGCGCGAACTGGGCTTGCCGCAAACCCCGCCCCGGCAGGCGCTGGCCGATGCCGTCGCGTGGTTCAAGGCCAACGGCTACGCCTGA